From Triticum aestivum cultivar Chinese Spring chromosome 4A, IWGSC CS RefSeq v2.1, whole genome shotgun sequence, a single genomic window includes:
- the LOC123088157 gene encoding WAT1-related protein At1g43650: protein MAGGGETMGLGGLWRRYAPHNMMIMVQLCYTLMYFVTEAAFNRGLNPYVYVTYRHLLVALLLWPFAYYHEKKLRPKMTWMLFLEIFVLSLLGVSLTLNMYFASLKYTSPTFVTSMVNTVASITFVIAIALRMEIVDLRSARGLAKVAGTAVSFAGVTTMTLYKGAAIASPWRAPVRIPGAGGDAPHDAWLKGSLLAVASCVCWSVWYIMQATSVKRYPAELSLTAWMATVGGAQSAAFAVLLQHERRDWLVGFGLNFWCIIYSGLACSGFTVFAQLWCTEKKGPVFVTMFNPVSTIMVAILAYFIFGENLYVGSIIGGVVVILGLYMLLWGKDKDQEYNNAGAAASGEEQAGEPGLDCEKQRQEEQEETKTMK from the exons ATGGCTGGAGGAGGTGAGACGATGGGGCTGGGAGGGCTGTGGAGGAGGTACGCGCCGCACAACATGATGATCATGGTGCAGCTCTGCTACACCCTCATGTACTTCGTCACCGAGGCCGCCTTCAACCGCGGCCTCAACCCCTACGTCTACGTCACCTACCGCCACCTCCTCGTCGCCCTCCTCCTCTGGCCCTTCGCCTACTACCACGAGAA GAAGCTGAGGCCCAAGATGACCTGGATGCTGTTCCTGGAGATCTTCGTGCTCTCGCTTCTGGG GGTGAGCTTGACCCTGAACATGTACTTCGCGAGCCTCAAGTACACGTCCCCGACCTTCGTCACCTCCATGGTCAACACCGTCGCCTCCATCACCTTCGTCATCGCCATCGCGCTCCGGATGGAGATCGTGGAcctgcgcagcgcgcgggggctcGCCAAGGTGGCCGGCACCGCGGTGTCCTTCGCGGGGGTCACCACCATGACGCTCTACAAGGGCGCGGCCATCGCGAGCCCCTGGAGGGCGCCCGTGCGCATCCCCGGCGCCGGCGGCGACGCCCCGCACGACGCCTGGCTCAAGGGGTCCCTCCTTGCCGTCGCCAGCTGCGTGTGCTGGTCCGTCTGGTACATCATGCAGGCCACGTCCGTGAAGCGCTACCCGGCGGAGCTGTCGCTGACGGCGTGGATGGCCACCGTGGGCGGCGCCCAGTCGGCGGCCTTCGCGGTGCTGCTGCAGCACGAGAGGCGGGACTGGCTCGTCGGCTTCGGCCTCAACTTCTGGTGCATCATCTACTCC GGGCTCGCGTGCAGCGGGTTCACGGTGTTCGCGCAGCTGTGGTGCACGGAGAAGAAGGGGCCCGTGTTCGTCACCATGTTCAACCCGGTGTCCACCATCATGGTGGCCATCCTCGCCTACTTCATCTTCGGCGAGAACCTATACGTcggaag CATAATCGGGGGAGTGGTGGTCATCCTGGGCCTCTACATGCTGCTCTGGGGCAAGGACAAGGACCAGGAGTACAACAACGCAGGAGCagcggcgagcggcgaggagcaGGCCGGCGAGCCCGGTCTGGACTGCGAGAAGCAGCGACAGGAGGAACAAGAGGAGACCAAGACGATGAAGTAG
- the LOC123088158 gene encoding protein KINESIN LIGHT CHAIN-RELATED 1 encodes MRRLHRSLLLAARSSPLARHRPPLPVPLHPLFPLHRPPPPRTLPFSTAALPTPPPRDGAPTAQPTADALASLEAAERQESSGDHQKALDLALKALGPLQEAHGGWSLPIARALRLAGAATCRLGSLADSLDSLEAAAEIVDPLQGGGAEAATVAAAVHDQLARTKTAIGRRWEAVASFQRALELKCRFLGAGSAELGDAYRDAAEAYAGVLCFDKALPLCLKALEIAEKRSGEGSAEAAKVRRVLVVAYTGLGRSEEALEQNELVRMEYERLGLDAELSLIEIDGASLRILLGRTEDAMNELKKVMKRANKESEERALAFVAMAKILCSEERSSDSRRCLEIARETLDAKRSVNTERVAGAYTEISMLYESMNEFEMSLCLMKKTLAFLEGASGMQHIQGSISARMGFLLLLTKRIDESVPFLEKAIEKLKNCFGPMHFGLGFAYKHLGEAYIEMGQPESSIKFFGLASDIINAAFGPKHEDSIEILQCTANAYGLMGSYKNAMDFQQRVIDAYESCGPGSDYEIREAHRLLEQIRKKAEGSPSAVFPANTLPVLPEN; translated from the exons ATGCGGCGCCTCCACAGatccctcctcctcgccgcccgctcCAGCCCCCTCGCCCGCCACCGACCCCCACTCCCTGTCCCTCTccatccccttttccctctccaccgccccccgcctccccgcaccctccCCTTCTCCACCGCAGCCCTACCCACGCCCCCTCCCCGCGATGGGGCGCCGACCGCCCAGCCCACCGCCGACGCCCTCGCCTCCCTCGAGGCCGCCGAGCGCCAGGAGTCCTCGGGCGACCACCAGAAGGCCCTCGACCTCGCCCTCAAGGCGCTCGGGCCCCTGCAGGAGGCCCACGGCGGCTGGTCGCTCCCCATCGCGCGCGCGCTCCGCCTCGCGGGCGCCGCGACCTGCCGCCTCGGCTCCCTCGCCGACAGCCTCGACTCCCTGGAGGCCGCCGCCGAGATCGTCGATCCCCTGCAGGGCGGGGGCGCCGaggccgccaccgtcgccgccgccgtgcaCGACCAGCTCGCGCGCACCAAGACGGCCATCGGCCGCCGGTGGGAAGCCGTGGCCAGCTTCCAGCgcgcgctggagctcaagtgccgGTTCCTGGGTGCAGGGAGCGCGGAGCTGGGCGATGCTTACAGGGACGCCGCCGAGGCCTACGCGGGGGTGCTGTGCTTTGATAAGGCGCTGCCGTTGTGTCTGAAGGCGTTGGAGATTGCGGAGAAGCGGTCCGGTGAGGGCTCCGCCGAGGCGGCCAAGGTCCGGCGGGTCCTCGTGGTTGCTTATACCGGGCTGGGTCGCAGCGAGGAGGCGTTGGAGCAGAATGAGCTTGTTAGGATGGAGTATGAGAGGTTGGGGCTGGATGCAGAGCTTTCTCTGATTGAAATCGACGGGGCCAGCCTGCGCATTCTGTTGGGGAGAACAGAGGACGCGATGAATGAACTTAAGAAGGTGATGAAGCGGGCTAACAAGGAAAGCGAGGAGCGTGCACTAGCATTTGTCGCGATGGCGAAGATTTTGTGCTCTGAGGAGAGGTCCAGCGACTCGAGGCGGTGCTTGGAGATTGCTCGTGAGACTCTTGATGCAAAGCGTTCCGTAAACACTGAGCGGGTCGCTGGGGCATACACCGAGATATCAATGTTGTACGAGTCAATGAATGAATTCGAGATGTCTTTGTGTTTGATGAAGAAAACACTTGCATTTCTCGAGGGTGCCTCAGGGATGCAGCACATTCAGGGGAGCATCTCTGCAAGGATGGGTTTTCTCCTCCTGCTGACAAAACGAATTGATGAGTCTGTTCCTTTTCTGGAGAAAGCTATTGAGAAGCTGAAGAACTGCTTTGGACCAATGCATTTTGGGTTAGGATTTGCTTACAAGCATCTGGGCGAGGCTTATATTGAAATGGGCCAACCGGAATCATCTATTAAATTCTTTGGTCTTGCAAGTGACATCATTAATGCTGCATTTGGGCCGAAACATGAGGATTCCATTGAGATCCTTCAGTGCACTGCAAATGCGTATGGACTGATGGGGAG CTACAAGAATGCCATGGATTTTCAACAACGAGTTATAGATGCTTATGAAAGCTGTGGCCCTGGTTCAGACTATGAGATAAGAGAAGCTCATAGGCTTCTAGAGCAGATAAGGAAGAAGGCAGAAGGATCACCTTCTGCAGTATTTCCTGCAAACACATTGCCCGTGCTTCCTGAAAACTGA